ggtttccacgtccttcctgtagtaaggcaaccagaacCGAGCATagtactgcaagtggggtctgaccagggtcctatatagctgcaacattacctctcggctcttaaactcaatcccgtgattgatgaaggccaatgcaccgtatgccttcttaaccacagagtcaacctgtgtagcagctttgagtgtcctacagaCTCGGACCTGaagttccctctgatcctccacactgccaagagtcttgccattaatgctatattctgccatcatatttgacctaccaaaatgaaccacctcatatctatctgggttgaacgccatctggcacttctcagcccatttttgcatcctatcaatgtcccgctgtaatctctgactgccctccacactatccacaacacccccaacctttgtgtcatcagcaaatttactaaccctggACTCCAACATTTTAAAAGGAAATAAGTTACTAAACTTACATAAAATACATTTCATGCTATTAAGAAAACCAAGGCAGGAAAACGCAGAAGCACTGATCTTTGGTTCCCAATTCTCTTTGGCCTTATGTGGTGCTGAAGTATCATGACGGCTAATAGTGTACTGtttaaataaaataattacaTGTTCAGCCTAAGGACAACAATGAGAAAGTTAATCTGTAAACTGGAATGGGTACAGGAAAGGTCCACAAGGATATTTCCGAACTGGATTTCTTGAGTTATAAAGAGAAGCTGTTTAACCTGGGATTCTCTTCTCTGAAacataggaggctgaggggtgaccttaaaaGGTTTATAAGATAATGAGGGACATAGAAATGGTTATGGGGGGGGCAGTGCTAAACCAGAGGACATTAAAGTGAGAGATAAAACTTTAAAAGAGATCTGAGGGGAAACTTTCACACAGAGGGAGGTAAGTAGATGGAACAAATTACCAGAGGAAGCTGCAGAGGTGGGTGCAGTTATGATGTTTATACACCTTTTAGACAGCTACATATATAGAAAATctttagagggatataggccaaacaCTGGCAAGTTcagactggcaacaacatctcccctACAATCTCCAtcataaggctgtgtgcttagccctctgctctcctcacttagctccaataccatatttaagattgatgatgacaccattgttatcagttgaatcaaaggtggtgatgaatcagcatataggtgggagtttgaaaatctggctgagtagagccacaacaaccacctctcattcaacgtcagcaagaccaaggatcgGATTATTAACTTCAAGAGGAGGATACCGGGGGTCCATAAGCCTGTccacattggaggatcagagctggaaaggatcagcaacttgaaattcctctgtgttgttatttcatgggatctgtcctgggcccagcatgtaagtaccattaggaagaaagcacagcagtgcctttactttcttagaagtttgtgaaaattcagcatgtcatctaaaatgttAACATTTCTAtaggggtgtggtggagattCTGTTGctggtctggaaacaccaatgcccttgaatgtgaAAGCCTACAAAGCGtaatagatacagcccagtccatccacGTGTAAAGggctcctcaccattgagcacatctacaaggagcactgttacAGGAAAACAgcctccaccatcaaggacccctatgatccaggccatgctcttttcttgttgCTACGAACAGGAAGGCATCAGggcccacaccaacaggttcaagaacaaccatcaaccatcaggctcctgaaccagaagggataacttcacttgccccatcactgaactcactttcaacaacaattcatctcatgtccttgatattatttatttatttatgtatttattattttttttccttttgtatttgaacagtttgttggcATTTGCACATTAACTGTTCGTCCATTCTGCTGGATGATTGATCATCgattctattgcgtttcttgCAATTACTGTCAATGGCTGCGAGAAAATGAATCCAGGCTTAtatgtggtaacatatatgtattttgtaattaaatttactttgaactattatTTTCATTAGAAAGCACAGAAATTAGTGCTTAATTAGCCAGGGCAGGTAACAATGGCAATACAGACAACAAAAATATTGCACATATGATGAACCCTTGATAACTTAACACTGTTGAGCTGGATTAGCACATTTTCTGGACTATTGGACTCTTGGAATAATATGCAACAAAATATCCAAAATCATGGGGTCGAGGAAAGCTAAAAATTTTCCCAGCATTTTTGGCAATGCAAATGAGTACCCAGAACACTTTCACGTGTTAATTCACCAAtatcacagagaacaccacagaataaaggaatggtgtAAAATAAACAACAGGCTGCAATTCGTTTGGCATTCCGCAGCTCAGAAAATAGTGCACTAGACCAGATTATTGGAATGTTGCTGTAATTTGTAGATGACCAGGTCTAGAGTTATATACTGGGAATTGTTGATGGGTAAATCTTTTGCTTAGTGGATTGAGAGCCTTGTGCTGGATGGTATCAATCTACTGCAGCATTGATAACGCTCCTTTTCAAGATGAATAAAGAGTATTCCAACACCTCCGGATTACACCTTGTTCATAGTGAAAAGGCTATGGAGTGTCAATATGTGAGCCACTCATAGCAGGATATCCAGCCTCTGATGTCATCTTATAACCAcaatattttatgtattttatttCATTCAGTTAATTCTTTGAACAATTGTTCTTACCAGGAAATTGATGGTGGGAGTCATTGAATGGCAAAGAGACAatgttggtgacatatatgtactttgataataaatttattttaaacttttaCAACTTTGAACTTCATACTTTATCTCATTGGAGAATAGTCCAACACATTCTTTCCTTATCATCGGCACTTGCCTAAATGTTGAGTAGATTTTGATGAATGCCAAGCTGGACTACTTCTTTTTCTGAGGAATTTCAAAAGGAATAAAAGAATGTGCAACAGTGACCATTGCTACTTATGGTGGAAAGAAGGAATTGCTGAAACAACCCAAGATATTACTCATTCTTCTTGTTCTCTGAGATTTCTTTGTCACCTGGTCCTCTAGTGTTGGTCCTCCCAATCAGTTGGTAGGTCACTGTAAAATGATCTtgtgatcaggttagggttaaatcgggggatgcTGGGCGGTGCGGCATTAAGGGCCCACTCtgcactgtatcccaataaataaacaaaatgtgAAAACAGAAAAATATTCTCCTTGATACCAACTGGATACCTCTGCTTCTAAAGCCTCCTCATCTTACTTAAGTGTCCTCCTCTTAAGTGTCCCTTGAAACTTGTAGGGATCATTGTTATTTTAAATATCACTTTGGAAGCTCACAAAACTTAGGCCATGATAACTTACAGCCATGAGCACCATGCAACAAAGGGCCATCTGGTCATATCTGTGCCTCTTTGGCCTTTGTTATCTATGTAAAAGCATGACATAATGAACATAAAAGTAAAATCATCATAGGCAATCTTTATTGACTCAGAATAATTCTTTTCACATTGGCTTTGCAGAATTTGGCAATTCTTAGTTTAAGACTGTGCAAGATCATATTAAAAAGGAACACAAAAATCCATTGACACAAGCAAGCCATTTAGAAATTGATGAATGATTTGTGAAATTGATTCAGCTTGTGTTCACAATTACTTTCTCGACTTGTCTTGTTGTCAAATAATGGCCATCATCTATTTCTACTGCCTCCCCTCTCTGTGCAGAATTAACCATGTTCTCCTGCTCATTTGATGCATTCCTACCATTCACTTCATCATTGCTCTCTTTTCCCTTCAACACCTCCTGCATTTCCTGCTGAATTTCTTTCTGTGCGATAGTTACTTCCTCAACATTTTCCTCCTTTTTTGCAGAGTCAGGTATTGTTGGCTTTCCAGTAGATTGGTCTTTGATTGTCAATACTGAAGAATTAAACTTACTCAGTCTTTCCTTTAGCTTGACTTCTTTCATCTAAAACAAACACCACTTTTTTATGTATTACTATTAATTTTGTTCATTGTTCATTATTAGTTTCACTTGGATTCCAGAAAATACCATCAAAAGCACAATATTTCAATTACATGGCAGATTTCACAAAAAACACTTCCAGGGAGAGACTTTGATCTGATTGGAGAACGTAACACAATTACTTGTGCAAATTCCAAAAGAAACCATGATAAATACACACCCTAAATTTCATAAAAATATTTTTGGTAGAGGAAACTATCCACTGTTAGCATAACTTTGCAAACCTACCCATTCATTAAATTACAAAATTTGAAACCCCATAATTTTGATTATGCCTTTGGCATATCATGTAAAATGCAAATTTGTTATTCATTTAAGGTAAGGAACATTTAAATGACATTCTCCAAAGCAGAGAACTGACAGGATAAACAGCATCTTTCTGTGTTGTATTATGTTACAATTCTTTGCTTTTTACGGAAGTTTCTTTGGTGCAATATTGGTGGAATTCTTCTATCCTGTTTGTCCAGGAATTCAGTCAATCTTATGTCAAATCACAGGCTGGAGAATCCAAgccattatctatctatctataatgGCTGTTTTCACAGACTAAGCAAAAATAGGGCTGACAAAGAATATGGTATATTTGTATGCTGCTTAATCATCTTTGATTGGTAGTTCAAACTGGGCCtattatcttccctttccttgctAGAAGATATATTGCCAATAAATAAGCAGTTGCTAGAGGGCATGAGGCCATGACATAAATTAACTTTGATCGTCATGAGTGAAGCAAACAGCCAAAATAGTCAACAGTGATGCAGTGGATAATGAAGCATCTCTGAATATAATTAAGGTGCACATTTGCAAAGGAGGATATGAACATTTAATATTCATCATTGAGTTGTAGAGCCATACAACATGGGaagcaggccccttggcccaactcatccatgaatTCTTATTGCTGGCCTACAACAAAAAAATGTTGGACAGATATTTCTTTATCTGTGGGTAGAAATTGATATACTCAGTGACAATCTTTTGAACATATACCAATTTAGCAATCAATTAGCTGCAGTATTTAAATAGTCAATTTGTTGTTAAAGATTATTTTATATGCAAATTAATTGTTACCtttcttctttcatcttctgccaTCATTTTGTTTTCAATATCCTCTATTGTTACATTATTTTGTTTAATTGTTTCATTCCTTAACTTATCGAGTCTGGACGGAAACTTCTTTAGCATTCCCTCAGTTGACTTCACAACAAGCTAATGTGATAATAAGCAAAATTGTCAACAGGGATGAATTTCAAAAGCCTATAAATTATTCAAGAGAAATCAATGTGCTTACAACATTATTAACCTACAATTATGGAGCGAATATTGCCATCATGGAACAGTTCCTAATTAAAACTTTTTCCTtgtaaaatatacagtgaaatcaaTATGAAAATCCTAGTTTAGATAATGTCATGGTCGGGTCCATggactccggactctgggtcttCCAGCTGTCCCTTGTTTTAATCAtagggcttaatcataggcacctgatgctcatcttggggctgggaatataagtggccctggggtcACGTGTGGGTGCTGGTTCGTCGTGTCAGTATCCCATCCTCACCTCTGAGGGGTAAGTCAGGtcatctttgctgttaccctgtgggtggatctgtcccttcctgtccttgcctccgttgggtaagCCAAGCTGACTTTGCCATTACCCtaaggctggactgttcccttcccttccctttctttctgtAGTCCTTGGCTGAAGCCTCGCCTGCATTCTCGCTGTCAAGTTCTACCACTGGAGCAAGGCTAgagccttgctgtgtctagataaggaactgtcttttgTAGTTTGGAACTGTCCTTGCCTTCGCTAGGTAGGAACCggctgtttgctgctacctagtgttgggaactgtctcatcgtgttcagctttctgtgtatgagtcccggtcctacgtcctgttcccaaggaggggtcctggctctgtgttccgcgttcctgtctcccaagaccaaggttctgtgttaacacattcctgtctcccaagaccaaggctctgcgtttcgcgttcctgtctcccaagaccaaggctctgcgttccacgttcctgtctcccaagaccaaggctctgcgttccacgttcctgtctcccgagaccaaggctctgcgttccacgttcctgtctcccgagaccaaggctctgcgttccgcgttcctgtctcccgagaccaaggctctgcgttccgcgttcctgtctcccgagaccaaggctctgcgttccgcgttcctgtctcccaagaccaaggctctgcgttccgcgttcctgtctcctaagTCCAAGTCTGAGtttcatgtcctcatccagcccaggGGTCCTGCGTCCTGCCcgcacgtccagtcctgttgccttgccacatcTTACCTAGatccggagtccgagcccgagtcaagacccaggttctaggtccctgtccagtctctggctcagagtccttgtccaggttccaagttcctagtcccagttcctagttcctcgtccagatcccgctttcctagtctagtcctagtctcatccagggcctgtgtcttgtccagcatcgtttcttccccacttcccgtgctttcttgacacacctagtcTTGTCCCTAGTACTTcaatgtctgtgtcttgcatttgggtttgctctcaatgcccaccttatgacagaTAAGGGGTACACATTCTTAAGCACTGCTATTATCATTTGGGACAAATGGCCAACTATTTTAGTGTTAGAGCATTTCCCAATTTGATATAAAATAAGTCTGTCAGCTAATGAATTTCAGACAATTCCATCAGGAATCAGCAGACATTTTTTATACGATAGGACATAAACCCATGTTATGTTATTCCTTCcctagccttgtggtgcatcgggtAGCAAACTTGCTGCTTTTTTAGCATTGATCTCCAGAGTCCCGAGCATTTCTAGCATTGTCTGATTAAACCGCTCCGTCTGGTGGTCGCATTGCGGGTGATAGGGTGTGGTCCTCAATTTTTCAATTCCCAGCATATCCAGTAACTCATCGATAAGCTTACTCTCAAAATACCCTCCCTGGTCACGATGTATCCGTCCgggaaggccataatgaacaaaatacttctcccataagaCCTTCGCCACCGTAATCGTCCTCTGATCCTTGGAGGGGAACGCTTGAGCATACCTGGTGTAATGGTCCGTGATGACTATGACATTCGCCGTGTTGCTGGCATGGGGTTTTATGaaaaggaaatccatacataccagatCCAAAGGCACCACACTCTGCAAGTACGACAAAGGAGCAGCCTGCAGAGGCAGCGTCTTCCGGTGTGTGCAACGTATTCCAGCGTATGCAGTACTCGGCGACCTCTGACCTCATTCGGGGCCAATAAAACCGGTCCTTGATCAACCCATAAGTCTTCTCTATCCCCAAGTTTCCAGCGTCATCACGCAGTGACTTCATCACAACCCTCCGATACTTTGTTGTtcacaaggctgagttgctagcttgaatCTCAACCCAGTATGGATGGAAGGCACTCAAGGAGCTGGCtagattcaaacccaggaccactcacctagaaacacacacagattgctggaggaactctgcaggccaggcagtgtccatggaaaaaagtacagttgatgttttgggccaaaacccttcagcaggattggagaaaaaaaagctgaggtgtagatttgaaaggtggggggaagggagagagaaatgccaggcgaCAGGTGGAACCTGGAGGGGGAGTGATGAAGCAGAgtgctgagaagttgattggtgaaaaaggcaGAAGGCCacgaaagaaagaataaaagggaagggaggagcaccagagggaggcattgggtggacaaggagataacatgagagagggacaaggggatggggaaatggtgaaggggaggtgtTGAGCAggcattactagaagtttgataaatcgatgttcatgccatctgtttgccataaggtgttgttcctccaacctaagtgtgaccTTATCCCAAGAGAGGAGGAGGCGGCCATGGATGGTCATATTGGAATGGGATTgggatggaattaaaatgggtggctactgggagatcctgcttgttctggcagatggagtgtagatgctcggtgaagtggtcttccaatctatgttgggtctcactgatatacaagaggccacaccgggagcactgaacacagtatgtgaccccaacagactcacaggtgaagtgttgcgtcacctggaaggacagtttggagccctgaatggtagtgagggaggaggtgtaggggcaggtgaagcacttatTCTTTTTGCAAGGATAAGcggcaggagggagatcagtgaggagggatgaaaggACAAGGGAGTGGCGTAGGGAGTGACCCTTGCAGAaatcagaaagtggggggagggaaagatgtgtttggtgatgggatccagttggaggtggtggaagttttggagTGGAGACTGGTAGGGTAgtagtgaggacaaggggaaccctatctctggtagcgtggtgggaggatggggtaagagcagacaatATGTCCAtcaatggcctcctccactgttgggatgaggccacatttaggttggaggaacaacaccttatattccgtttgggtagcctccaacctgatggcatgaacatttaccCTCCCTCATGTTACCTCCatgcctgcccatcacttccctctggtactcatcccaccctcccacccgctttcttctttcttccatggccttctgtctctttcaccattcaacttcctggctctttgcttcatccctccccctatcacctatcacctggtgattctctctcctcccccctctctcaaatctactcctcagcttttttctccagtcttgctgaagggtttctGCCCTAAACGttaacttttccatagatgctgcctccagcattttgtgtgtgttgctcagtgcTGGTGCTGATGCTGGCAAAAATCTATAGTCAATCACAATGTGTAGAGGCACATGTGTCAAGTACTAAAAACTAAGGTGGTGGAACTGGTGGATATTATATTAAATGAAAATCAGAAAGGAAGGAAATTGTCAGAAATTCGATAAATCCAGGGGACAGACAGGAGTGCAACATATAGTCTTCCCACCAGATAGAGTAGTCAAATTAATAACTGGCATAAATCTTATGTGTCATGTATATCTACAAAAAAATGGCAAGGTACAATATGAATTGCTGTGTTTAGGCTTCCTCAGAGCAATTAAAGAACAAGTCAACACAAGGACAGTCCAGAAACTGCCAATTCAGTAAAGGAATTAGGACAGGGTGCTCCTTGAAGGGTTAGGAAACATTTGTGAGAcagaataagaaaaaaaaaattagtggGCAACTTCAAATGCCAAAACTCTAAGCATTTTTGAATGTTAGTTAATATATCAACATTTTGCCACAGAAACATTCACTTGGATAGGAGTTGGAAAAGTGATCATGGATTGGTCATGTGTAACACAAGCAGGGAACCCCAGAAATATTCAAAATCAAAGTTTTGGTATGTAACTTTAAAAAGCTAAGGTCAAAGTGTGATGGGGGATGGGAGGACAACCAATCAAGATCACTTTATTACAATTGCTTTTCTCTTGCTCCATATTATATATTATAAAAAACTTTGCATTAATATGATTTAACACTGacacataaaataataataacttcCATGATTCCACATGCAGTAGATAGAAATTAAC
Above is a window of Hypanus sabinus isolate sHypSab1 chromosome 20, sHypSab1.hap1, whole genome shotgun sequence DNA encoding:
- the stmnd1 gene encoding stathmin domain-containing protein 1; translated protein: MGCGASTVCKQSEADAENSLERKRKIKDNWKSNNLNIIDDLHRSKVLENGSIALPRAIQHSLPPLRKANGTILWNGFNDDLALTASSLLKKNGPINEIRERPRSVEILQELLVQGILNRTQNEEWQEAHSPLLVVKSTEGMLKKFPSRLDKLRNETIKQNNVTIEDIENKMMAEDERRKMKEVKLKERLSKFNSSVLTIKDQSTGKPTIPDSAKKEENVEEVTIAQKEIQQEMQEVLKGKESNDEVNGRNASNEQENMVNSAQRGEAVEIDDGHYLTTRQVEKVIVNTS